A part of Halodesulfovibrio marinisediminis DSM 17456 genomic DNA contains:
- a CDS encoding CDP-glycerol glycerophosphotransferase family protein: MKKVFMTCYGGGHVRIIEPLYHQLKDCCDVTILALTTAGDYLESKGVPFVRLSDFPELSTSKSISYGEQLSANMSPSTVVPYKETVVYMGCSYAELVEEYGEEGAVRRYEESGRQVFLPIKTFRFLLDKFSPDLVITTNSPRGERASLIAAKQLKIPALCINDGVWLIGGGDDKGVLDVAQQNLADTICVCSESVKDKLLAECPESSATIVVTGSPAFDFIKKLERKKTTVERAKVILYADWSLPVHNGEHNYPDLRDELREELNRLALEKSWDIIFRPHPSQEYSYDEYENVKVSLPSESLHNLLMEVDVVVTSFSTVGLEGRVAGTGLVSLENTIFSEMGSYADLGLSTGIYSVDELEAAIESELGKLKVKYALYEGIASEHIAQIVLSQA, from the coding sequence ATGAAAAAAGTGTTTATGACTTGTTATGGTGGAGGGCATGTCCGAATAATTGAGCCTCTTTACCATCAGTTAAAAGATTGTTGTGATGTTACGATTTTAGCTTTGACTACAGCCGGTGACTACCTTGAGTCAAAGGGAGTTCCTTTTGTGCGACTAAGTGATTTTCCTGAGCTAAGTACTTCGAAATCTATCTCCTATGGGGAGCAGCTAAGCGCAAATATGAGCCCTTCTACGGTTGTGCCGTACAAGGAAACCGTTGTGTATATGGGGTGTTCCTATGCAGAACTGGTTGAAGAGTATGGAGAAGAAGGGGCTGTCCGAAGATATGAAGAGAGTGGACGACAGGTTTTTTTACCGATTAAAACGTTTCGTTTTCTTCTTGATAAATTTTCACCTGATCTTGTTATTACCACAAATTCTCCCCGGGGAGAGCGTGCTTCTCTGATTGCTGCGAAGCAACTAAAAATCCCCGCTTTGTGTATTAACGATGGCGTATGGCTGATAGGAGGAGGTGACGACAAAGGGGTTCTTGATGTGGCTCAACAAAACCTGGCTGATACTATCTGTGTTTGTTCTGAGTCGGTTAAAGACAAACTCTTGGCTGAGTGTCCAGAGTCTAGTGCCACGATTGTTGTAACAGGTTCCCCCGCTTTTGATTTCATCAAGAAGCTTGAAAGAAAGAAAACCACTGTTGAGCGGGCAAAAGTCATTCTTTATGCTGACTGGTCCTTACCTGTACATAATGGTGAGCACAATTATCCAGATTTGCGAGATGAACTTCGCGAAGAGTTAAATCGATTAGCTTTGGAAAAAAGTTGGGACATCATTTTTAGACCTCATCCCAGTCAAGAGTATTCTTACGATGAATATGAAAACGTTAAAGTGTCTTTACCTAGCGAATCACTGCACAACTTGTTAATGGAAGTTGATGTTGTTGTAACTTCTTTTAGTACTGTCGGGCTAGAAGGAAGAGTTGCAGGGACCGGTTTGGTATCACTAGAAAATACAATTTTTTCAGAGATGGGTTCGTATGCAGATTTAGGATTGTCAACAGGGATTTATTCTGTCGATGAGTTAGAAGCCGCAATTGAGAGTGAATTAGGTAAGTTGAAAGTAAAATATGCCCTTTATGAAGGCATAGCCTCTGAGCATATTGCCCAAATCGTACTTTCTCAAGCTTAG
- a CDS encoding acyltransferase family protein — protein sequence MKRLSNGSSVSLDFIRAAASQAVMIGHGISFCGVFKSYHPPNFPWIQNISVVVFFILSGFLISYSMAAKKENSQYKFRHYFVDRFSRIYTAFVPALAFVLAIDLITKFFFGSNYRYERAFNIETLLGNLLQFQDFPILRAITSFGSARPFWTLAVEWWIYMFVGYVVFYLMRKDQIQRFDWIILSLLSIIPIYNFFGGRGNGLMLFWLYGTAAFVVWNSCLLNRFSIAKKIFFLFLFGYIAGLRVGLTLREYDSLFAFCIAIMILLIVELASNIKLFTFFTNFSKYIASFSYTLYLTHYSVFDFLTTGFAGDVNPYVLFCIGVVISNLIAIVIGRPIETYMTTVIKDRMYRYVENF from the coding sequence TTGAAAAGACTTTCAAATGGTAGTTCAGTTTCATTAGATTTTATTCGCGCTGCAGCATCACAGGCAGTAATGATAGGACACGGGATATCTTTTTGTGGTGTATTCAAAAGTTATCATCCCCCCAATTTTCCATGGATACAAAATATTTCTGTGGTAGTTTTTTTTATTCTTTCCGGTTTTCTTATTTCATATTCAATGGCTGCCAAGAAAGAAAATAGTCAGTACAAATTTCGTCACTATTTTGTTGATCGTTTTTCAAGGATATATACAGCGTTTGTACCGGCGCTAGCATTTGTCTTAGCAATTGACCTAATAACCAAATTTTTTTTTGGAAGTAATTATAGGTATGAACGCGCATTTAATATAGAAACTTTGCTCGGAAATTTATTGCAATTTCAAGATTTTCCAATTTTACGTGCCATCACCAGTTTTGGTTCTGCTCGACCATTTTGGACGTTGGCAGTTGAATGGTGGATATACATGTTCGTTGGTTATGTTGTTTTTTATCTTATGAGAAAAGATCAGATTCAGCGTTTTGATTGGATTATCCTTTCTTTATTATCTATCATTCCAATATATAATTTTTTTGGCGGCCGAGGAAATGGGTTGATGCTGTTCTGGTTATATGGGACAGCTGCGTTTGTTGTATGGAATTCTTGCTTGTTGAACCGTTTTTCCATTGCAAAAAAAATATTTTTTTTATTTTTATTTGGCTATATTGCAGGATTAAGGGTTGGGCTTACATTACGAGAGTATGACTCATTATTTGCTTTTTGTATTGCAATAATGATCTTGCTTATTGTTGAGTTAGCTTCGAACATAAAACTTTTTACTTTTTTTACTAATTTTTCTAAATATATAGCAAGCTTCTCCTATACATTATACCTGACCCACTATTCAGTATTTGATTTTCTGACAACAGGTTTTGCTGGAGACGTTAACCCCTATGTATTGTTTTGCATCGGGGTTGTAATTTCTAATCTTATAGCAATAGTTATAGGTCGTCCTATAGAAACTTATATGACAACAGTAATAAAGGATAGGATGTATCGGTACGTAGAAAATTTTTAA
- a CDS encoding aldolase/citrate lyase family protein — translation MFNYLFITNKAEIASFAERCGVTRIFVDLERKGKLKRQGHLDTVISKHSFEDINSIKKVLSKAELMVRLNPLHADSKNEVEKAIEAGCDIIMLPMFRTAQEVATFGGFIRGRAKLIPLVETCGAAESIESVVALDCVNEVHIGLNDLHLDLQLNFMFELLANGYVEALVKKIHKPFGIGGIARVGDGIIPGEIVMAEHVRLGSAGVILSRAFHLRSETLEQLTTQIDLKSEIEKLEAVRKKYMAFDENELQFLHNDFCKRIQDIVG, via the coding sequence GTGTTTAACTATCTTTTTATTACAAACAAAGCAGAGATTGCCTCTTTTGCTGAGCGATGTGGTGTAACCCGAATTTTTGTTGATTTGGAACGCAAAGGCAAGCTAAAGCGGCAGGGACACTTGGACACGGTTATAAGTAAACATAGTTTTGAAGATATCAATTCAATCAAAAAAGTTCTTTCGAAGGCTGAATTAATGGTTCGTCTGAATCCATTGCACGCTGACTCTAAGAATGAAGTTGAAAAAGCTATTGAAGCAGGCTGTGATATTATTATGCTTCCAATGTTTAGAACTGCTCAAGAGGTTGCAACATTTGGTGGTTTTATTAGAGGCCGAGCAAAACTTATTCCGCTTGTGGAAACATGTGGTGCAGCGGAATCTATTGAGAGTGTTGTTGCGTTAGACTGTGTTAATGAAGTTCACATTGGTTTGAATGACTTACATCTCGACCTTCAGTTGAACTTTATGTTTGAGTTATTAGCAAACGGTTATGTTGAAGCTCTTGTAAAAAAAATTCATAAACCATTTGGCATTGGTGGAATTGCACGTGTAGGTGATGGAATAATACCTGGTGAAATTGTAATGGCTGAACATGTGCGTCTAGGCTCTGCTGGGGTGATTCTATCTCGTGCGTTTCATTTACGCAGTGAAACCTTGGAACAATTGACTACTCAAATTGATTTAAAGAGTGAAATTGAAAAATTAGAAGCAGTTCGAAAAAAGTATATGGCCTTTGATGAGAATGAATTGCAATTTTTGCATAATGATTTTTGTAAGCGCATTCAAGATATTGTAGGGTAG
- a CDS encoding N-acetyl sugar amidotransferase — translation MRFCKKCVMPDTRPGIRFGDDGVCQACNAEEQKNKTDWDARWKELEALCDKHRGKYGKGNWDCIIAVSGGKDSHRQVHVIKEQLGMNPLLVSVEDNFTMTEAGKHNLQNISESFGCHLITIKPNKRVQKQLAKICFEKWGKPTWFVDRLIYTFPLHMAIKFKLPLVIYGENISYEYGGIDSEETPSALAQVENGVASDIPWSELLSDDVTEKDLYLCKAPEMNNDFQLDPVYLSYFIRWNSYENYLVAKSLGFKDIKHEWQREHTPEWFDQIDTMGYLVHAWMKYPKFGHATATDYASKFVRYGLMSREEAVLVVKRFDHQVDQKAVDDFCNFTGYTLREFYEIVDKFYNTELFTKDKFGQWVLKQPVWDCRK, via the coding sequence ATGCGTTTTTGTAAGAAGTGTGTAATGCCAGATACTCGTCCAGGAATTCGCTTTGGTGATGATGGAGTATGCCAAGCATGTAATGCCGAAGAGCAAAAAAATAAAACTGATTGGGATGCTCGTTGGAAGGAGCTTGAAGCATTATGTGATAAGCATCGTGGAAAATATGGGAAGGGTAATTGGGATTGCATTATTGCTGTTTCAGGCGGGAAAGATAGTCACCGTCAAGTTCATGTTATAAAAGAACAACTTGGCATGAATCCCTTACTCGTTTCAGTTGAAGATAACTTTACCATGACTGAGGCGGGTAAGCACAATTTACAAAATATATCTGAGAGCTTTGGCTGTCATTTAATTACAATTAAGCCTAATAAACGTGTTCAAAAGCAATTAGCCAAGATTTGTTTTGAGAAGTGGGGAAAGCCAACATGGTTTGTTGATCGACTTATTTATACCTTCCCACTGCATATGGCTATTAAGTTTAAACTTCCACTTGTTATTTATGGTGAGAATATTAGCTATGAATATGGAGGAATTGATAGTGAAGAGACTCCTTCTGCATTAGCACAGGTGGAAAATGGAGTGGCTTCCGATATTCCTTGGAGTGAGTTGCTTTCAGATGATGTCACTGAAAAAGATCTGTACCTTTGTAAAGCTCCTGAAATGAATAATGACTTTCAGCTAGATCCTGTGTATTTAAGCTATTTTATCCGTTGGAATAGTTATGAAAACTATTTAGTAGCTAAGTCTTTAGGTTTTAAAGACATTAAGCATGAATGGCAGCGTGAGCATACCCCAGAGTGGTTTGATCAAATTGATACAATGGGATACCTTGTTCATGCATGGATGAAATATCCTAAGTTTGGTCACGCCACAGCTACTGACTATGCTTCAAAATTTGTTCGTTATGGATTAATGAGTAGAGAGGAGGCCGTGCTGGTTGTAAAGCGTTTTGATCATCAGGTTGATCAAAAGGCTGTGGATGATTTTTGCAATTTTACAGGGTACACTCTTCGTGAGTTTTATGAAATTGTAGACAAATTTTACAATACTGAGCTTTTTACCAAAGATAAATTTGGGCAATGGGTGCTGAAACAACCTGTATGGGACTGCCGTAAGTAA
- a CDS encoding IS3 family transposase, which produces MRKIDELFLGCPFYGRRKMCNTLCDLRYADGRGRVRRLMRKKGLIVVFQSLKQALPLF; this is translated from the coding sequence ATGCGAAAGATAGATGAACTGTTTTTAGGATGTCCGTTTTATGGAAGAAGAAAAATGTGTAACACGCTATGCGACCTTAGATATGCTGACGGTCGTGGCAGGGTACGCCGTTTAATGCGAAAGAAGGGACTGATAGTCGTGTTCCAAAGCTTAAAACAAGCACTCCCTCTATTCTGA
- the asnB gene encoding asparagine synthase (glutamine-hydrolyzing) has product MCGIFGYYDLRRNALKSSVISEMGAVIRHRGPDGMGIFHDVDRAVALGNQRLAILDVEHGGQPFYSEDKSIVVVQNGEIFNYVEIAQELARSGYPCVTGCDTEVILRVYEKYGVCGIEKFNGMFAIAIFDYRINRLYLFRDRAGEKPLHYSFDDGRFLFGSEIKSLLKAMPSHSVDYQALDQFLAFNYVPPPRTMYKGIKHVMPGHYLEVDAGGVREKCWWDLSKIEIQDKTQDEWIKEFNATLDDAVRLRLRSDVPLGAFLSGGVDSSSVVGVMAKHLSSPVKTYCIGFDDPRYDESPYAQEAAERFGTDHHLNVVAPNMLSLWPMATYHCDQPHGDVSFMPTYRVSKMAAQDVKMVLTGDGADELFAGYDKYKNFFASSDNMLSSSTEFQNNYADNISLFTASERSRLFASSLQSQLECSNTLLDVLQPVYDASAHMDRINQVLYIDTVLLLPGNNLVKPDRMGMAASIENRAPFLDYRMIELAFSMPGELKLHNGETKYIYKKAVTSLIGEHLAYRKKQMFTVPVGEWFKTELKAQCENLLLSERVRARQLFNYDYVAQIFKEHCEGLSNYTRQLRALMALEYWYRCFEDE; this is encoded by the coding sequence ATGTGTGGCATCTTTGGATATTACGATCTTAGAAGAAATGCTCTTAAATCTTCAGTTATCAGTGAAATGGGAGCTGTTATTCGTCATAGGGGGCCTGATGGCATGGGTATTTTCCATGACGTTGATCGGGCTGTTGCGTTGGGAAATCAACGTTTGGCTATTTTAGATGTTGAGCATGGCGGACAACCCTTTTATTCTGAAGATAAGTCCATTGTTGTTGTGCAAAACGGTGAAATTTTTAACTATGTAGAAATTGCACAAGAGCTTGCTCGTTCAGGTTATCCTTGCGTGACAGGTTGTGATACAGAAGTAATTCTAAGGGTTTATGAGAAATATGGGGTTTGCGGTATAGAAAAATTTAATGGTATGTTTGCCATTGCAATTTTTGATTACCGTATTAATCGATTGTACTTGTTTCGTGATAGAGCAGGAGAAAAGCCACTTCATTATTCCTTTGATGATGGGCGTTTTTTGTTTGGGTCAGAGATTAAATCTCTTCTTAAAGCAATGCCGTCCCACAGTGTGGATTATCAGGCTCTGGATCAGTTTTTAGCTTTTAACTATGTTCCTCCCCCTCGTACAATGTATAAGGGGATTAAGCACGTAATGCCAGGTCACTACTTGGAAGTTGATGCTGGCGGTGTTCGGGAAAAGTGTTGGTGGGATCTTTCTAAAATTGAAATCCAGGATAAAACACAAGATGAATGGATTAAGGAATTTAATGCCACTTTAGACGACGCAGTACGGCTTCGTCTTCGTTCGGATGTCCCTCTAGGTGCCTTTTTGTCAGGCGGGGTTGACTCAAGCTCTGTTGTGGGAGTGATGGCTAAGCACTTATCATCTCCTGTAAAAACATATTGTATCGGATTTGATGATCCTCGATATGATGAATCTCCTTATGCTCAGGAAGCTGCTGAACGGTTTGGGACTGATCACCATTTGAATGTAGTAGCTCCAAACATGCTTTCTTTATGGCCAATGGCGACGTACCACTGTGACCAGCCACATGGCGATGTCTCTTTTATGCCGACGTATAGAGTTTCTAAGATGGCCGCTCAAGACGTAAAAATGGTCTTAACCGGAGATGGCGCTGACGAGCTTTTTGCAGGGTATGATAAGTACAAAAATTTCTTCGCTTCATCAGATAATATGTTGAGTAGTAGTACAGAGTTTCAGAATAACTATGCTGATAATATTTCCCTGTTCACTGCTTCTGAACGGAGTAGATTGTTTGCTTCAAGTCTTCAATCCCAGCTGGAGTGTAGCAACACGTTACTTGATGTGCTTCAGCCTGTTTATGATGCCTCTGCACATATGGATCGTATCAACCAAGTTCTTTATATCGATACAGTATTACTTCTTCCGGGTAATAACCTTGTAAAACCAGATAGAATGGGGATGGCTGCTTCAATTGAAAATAGAGCCCCTTTTCTTGATTATAGAATGATTGAACTCGCTTTTTCTATGCCTGGTGAGCTTAAGCTGCATAATGGTGAAACAAAGTATATTTACAAGAAAGCTGTAACTAGTCTCATTGGTGAACATCTTGCGTATCGTAAGAAACAGATGTTTACTGTCCCAGTTGGAGAGTGGTTTAAAACCGAACTGAAAGCGCAGTGTGAGAATCTGCTATTGAGTGAGCGGGTACGGGCTCGTCAGCTGTTTAACTATGATTATGTGGCTCAGATATTTAAAGAGCATTGTGAAGGGCTTTCAAATTATACGCGTCAACTTCGGGCGTTAATGGCTTTAGAATATTGGTATCGCTGTTTTGAGGATGAGTAA
- a CDS encoding sugar transferase encodes MSLKRIFDVIFAVVLLAVVFPLFIVIACLIRKDGGSAFFRQERVGLDGRPFQLYKFRSMVINAESLGGYSTQANDPRITSVGQWLRKTSIDELPQLLNVLKGDMSFVGPRPNVPAQKEEYTEEQWNLRNSVIPGITGLAQAKVRSQGTWKERYDFDMLYIQNRSFMYDLWILVLTARTVLCSKGAN; translated from the coding sequence ATGTCTTTGAAACGAATTTTTGACGTGATTTTTGCTGTGGTCTTATTAGCGGTAGTCTTCCCACTTTTTATTGTTATCGCTTGCTTGATTCGGAAGGATGGTGGATCAGCATTTTTTAGACAAGAACGAGTTGGGTTAGACGGTAGGCCCTTTCAACTCTATAAATTTCGTAGCATGGTTATAAATGCCGAATCACTTGGCGGATATTCTACTCAGGCCAATGATCCTCGCATTACGTCAGTAGGACAGTGGCTTCGGAAAACAAGTATAGATGAACTTCCTCAACTCTTGAATGTACTAAAGGGGGATATGAGCTTTGTTGGCCCTCGTCCTAATGTTCCAGCTCAGAAAGAAGAATATACAGAGGAACAATGGAATTTAAGGAACAGTGTAATTCCTGGGATTACTGGGTTGGCCCAAGCAAAAGTTCGTTCCCAGGGAACGTGGAAAGAGCGGTACGACTTTGATATGTTGTATATCCAGAACAGGTCATTTATGTATGACCTGTGGATTCTTGTTTTAACTGCTAGAACAGTACTTTGCTCAAAAGGAGCCAACTAA
- a CDS encoding UDP-N-acetylglucosamine 4,6-dehydratase, with the protein MNNVLSLIGRETELFCSDIAYYEEKLREEVGVSKFLVLGGAGTIGQAVVKEIFKRNPKKLHLVDISENNLTEVVRDIRSSYGYINGDFRTFALDIGSIEYDAFIAADGEYDYVLNLSALKHVRSEKDPFTLMRMIDVNVLNTEKTILQSIEKNVKKYFCVSTDKAANPVNMMGASKRIMEMFLMRRSEQLPISTARFANVAFSDGSLLHGFDQRIAKQQPIAAPSDIRRYFLTPQESGELCLMSCLLGENRDIFFPKLSESLHLISFSEIAVSYLKKLGYEPVLCETEDEARFRIKDLPSQRKWPCIFTKSDTTGEKDFEEFYTEREVLDFERFENLGVIKNKPVYDSALLDDFEKQIATIKKRKYWNKKELVDLFFKMLPDFDHKETGKYLDSKM; encoded by the coding sequence ATGAATAACGTCTTGTCTTTGATAGGTAGGGAGACTGAACTTTTTTGTAGTGATATTGCTTACTATGAAGAAAAATTAAGGGAAGAGGTTGGTGTTTCAAAATTCCTTGTATTAGGGGGTGCTGGAACTATTGGGCAAGCTGTTGTGAAAGAAATTTTTAAGCGCAACCCTAAAAAACTGCACCTTGTTGATATCAGTGAGAATAATTTAACAGAAGTTGTTCGTGATATTCGAAGTTCATATGGATATATTAATGGTGATTTTCGAACCTTTGCTCTTGATATAGGGTCAATTGAATATGATGCATTTATTGCTGCAGATGGCGAGTATGATTACGTTTTGAATTTATCTGCCTTGAAGCATGTTCGAAGTGAAAAAGATCCATTTACGTTAATGCGAATGATTGATGTAAATGTTTTGAATACAGAGAAAACGATTCTTCAATCCATCGAAAAGAATGTAAAAAAATATTTTTGCGTATCGACTGATAAGGCGGCAAATCCAGTCAACATGATGGGCGCATCAAAAAGGATAATGGAAATGTTTTTGATGCGTAGAAGTGAACAGTTGCCTATATCAACTGCACGGTTCGCAAATGTTGCCTTTTCTGATGGCTCATTACTGCACGGATTTGACCAGCGAATAGCGAAGCAGCAGCCCATTGCTGCCCCAAGCGATATCAGGCGATATTTTTTAACCCCTCAAGAGTCGGGTGAACTTTGTTTGATGTCGTGCTTGTTGGGTGAAAATAGAGATATTTTTTTTCCAAAGTTATCTGAATCCCTTCATTTGATTTCTTTTTCCGAAATTGCTGTGAGCTATCTTAAAAAGCTAGGCTATGAGCCTGTACTGTGCGAAACAGAAGATGAGGCTCGTTTTCGTATAAAAGACCTTCCTTCTCAGCGCAAGTGGCCTTGTATATTTACAAAAAGCGACACTACTGGCGAGAAAGATTTTGAGGAGTTCTATACGGAGCGTGAAGTCCTTGACTTTGAACGCTTTGAGAATCTTGGTGTTATTAAGAACAAGCCAGTATATGACAGTGCATTGCTTGATGATTTTGAAAAACAAATTGCAACAATAAAAAAGAGAAAATATTGGAATAAGAAAGAGCTTGTAGATTTGTTTTTTAAAATGCTTCCTGATTTTGATCATAAGGAAACCGGGAAGTATCTTGATAGTAAGATGTAG
- a CDS encoding integrase core domain-containing protein, translated as MPIKELNLQAMPLPVGLKGKLRVLTDGEDNITIERPWRFLNYECVYLKEFQNGKEVRHALAGWFNFYNHRRPHFTFDGDKPMNRYSTSLNTSSSPQKYFSKRHEY; from the coding sequence ATGCCGATCAAGGAGCTTAATTTACAAGCTATGCCTTTACCAGTCGGCCTAAAAGGTAAGCTTCGAGTTTTAACGGATGGCGAGGATAATATTACGATTGAACGTCCTTGGCGTTTCTTGAACTATGAGTGTGTTTATTTGAAAGAATTTCAGAATGGCAAAGAGGTTCGACATGCACTCGCAGGTTGGTTCAACTTTTATAACCATCGCCGTCCACACTTTACTTTTGACGGGGATAAGCCGATGAACAGATATTCTACTTCACTGAATACCTCTTCGTCTCCTCAGAAGTATTTCAGCAAGCGGCATGAATACTAA
- a CDS encoding lipid II flippase MurJ encodes MLKNIIGSSVLIILGVLLGRLSGFVREILVASTYGTTNLADVAVLLLSLPDLLLNLLVGGALSAALIPSFVTQADQSKKLLFQASVVLLLLFSAITGILYLNTDMLMSLLAPGFSGEKVVLAQDGVAIALLLLPLSVLTGVTTAYLQSKNKFFLPSLGTLIFNGCIILGLVYMLLTEESSLSILLLSLIGAGVCRYTSQIIAVKPRWSLRCVFQGNMLSRELIKRFFQAMFSGGLLLTFPVIARSFASYQEAGSVALFNYSMRLIELPLLLCINFISIALLPRLAESRTTAPEVYRKLIVHGFQLILALGLCVAAVLTAGVVPYTNLVFGRSLAPSELDKIYGLVQIGLMSIVFQGVASFATTVCNAEKNTHKPLYVTLLGAVVLVAGLSLWREFLTTERIMLGLLAAYVLLSLMLLATVNLDVKCYRLLLREGFFYCGIVAVVIIGYWGVKQLTVLFSESLWLIFPMLAIGGGMLSTLLCMHSKARELLKQKVLKSV; translated from the coding sequence GTGTTAAAGAATATCATTGGCTCCTCAGTTTTGATTATACTTGGCGTCTTACTGGGAAGGCTATCAGGATTTGTACGAGAAATTTTAGTTGCATCAACTTATGGAACAACAAATTTAGCGGATGTCGCCGTACTATTACTTAGTTTGCCCGATTTGCTTTTAAACCTGTTAGTTGGTGGGGCCCTAAGTGCAGCTCTAATCCCTTCTTTTGTTACTCAGGCTGACCAATCGAAAAAATTGCTATTTCAAGCATCAGTCGTGTTACTGCTTCTGTTTTCTGCAATTACTGGAATCTTGTATTTAAATACTGACATGTTAATGAGCTTGTTAGCTCCTGGCTTTAGCGGTGAAAAGGTGGTGCTAGCTCAAGATGGTGTGGCAATTGCGCTCTTGTTGTTACCCCTTTCTGTTTTAACTGGGGTGACAACAGCTTATCTGCAATCAAAGAATAAGTTTTTTTTACCAAGCCTTGGGACGTTGATTTTTAATGGGTGTATTATACTAGGACTTGTGTACATGCTGTTAACAGAAGAGTCCTCTTTATCAATTCTTTTATTGAGTTTGATAGGTGCAGGTGTCTGCAGGTATACGAGTCAAATTATCGCAGTAAAGCCTCGATGGAGCTTACGGTGTGTTTTTCAAGGTAATATGTTGTCACGAGAGTTGATTAAGCGTTTTTTTCAGGCAATGTTTTCTGGGGGCTTGCTGCTGACCTTTCCTGTAATTGCAAGATCTTTTGCTTCGTATCAAGAAGCTGGAAGCGTAGCATTATTTAATTATTCAATGCGGTTAATAGAGTTGCCGTTGCTTTTGTGCATTAATTTTATTTCTATCGCTTTGCTTCCTCGACTTGCCGAAAGTCGTACAACTGCTCCTGAGGTCTATCGTAAGTTGATAGTGCATGGTTTCCAACTGATTCTTGCGTTGGGATTATGTGTTGCTGCAGTGCTTACTGCTGGAGTTGTCCCATATACTAACTTAGTGTTTGGTAGAAGCTTGGCACCAAGTGAGTTAGATAAGATATATGGACTAGTACAAATTGGATTAATGAGCATTGTTTTTCAAGGCGTTGCCTCGTTTGCTACAACGGTTTGTAATGCTGAAAAAAATACACATAAACCATTATATGTCACATTACTTGGAGCAGTCGTACTTGTTGCTGGGCTGTCTCTTTGGAGAGAGTTTTTGACGACTGAGCGAATTATGCTCGGGCTATTAGCTGCGTATGTGCTTTTATCTTTGATGCTTTTGGCCACAGTTAACCTTGATGTAAAATGTTATAGACTTTTGCTAAGGGAAGGCTTTTTTTATTGTGGAATTGTTGCTGTTGTTATTATTGGCTATTGGGGAGTAAAACAACTTACTGTGTTGTTTTCTGAATCTCTGTGGTTAATTTTTCCAATGCTCGCGATAGGGGGTGGGATGTTAAGTACATTACTCTGTATGCACAGCAAAGCAAGAGAACTTTTAAAACAAAAGGTTTTAAAAAGTGTTTAA